One Cohnella candidum genomic region harbors:
- the purL gene encoding phosphoribosylformylglycinamidine synthase subunit PurL yields MAQQLAAKEPTALQIAEQKIYKQFGVSDSEFELICGFLGRQPNYTEIGVFSVMWSEHCAYKNSKPLLRRFPTTGPRVLMGPGEGAGIVDIGDNQAVVFKIESHNHPSAVEPYQGAATGVGGIIRDIFSMGARPVALLNSLRFGKLDSERVRYLFSHVVSGIAGYGNCIGIPTVAGEVMFDEAYEGNPLVNAMCVGLIDHDKIQRGVAKGVGNPVFYVGPATGRDGIHGATFASEDLTAESEAKRSAVQVGDPFMEKLVMEATLELIDSGIVLGIQDMGAAGLTCSSAEMASKAGNGMELYLDEVPQREEGMTAYEMMLSESQERMLFVTEPQHEAQAKAIFERWGLHCAKVGKVTDDGRLRLFHKGEQVADMPVKALVDDCPIYNKPSKVPDYYLKNGSIETNLYEQVIDLTGALKKVLGSPSLASKEWVYSQYDYQVRTSTAVVPGSDAAVVTIRGTRKGLAMTTDCNGRYVYLDPEVGGKIAVAEAARNIVCSGGEPLAITDNLNFGSPEKPEVFWQMEKAVDGMAEACRVMDTPVIGGNVSLYNENVKGAIYPTPVVGMVGLVHDIDHITTQAFKAEGDVIFLLGETKAEIGGSEFQYAVHGVTEGRPPEIDLAVERSVQKAVLSAIQQGLVASAHDLSEGGLAAALAESCFGRGLGAKVEWTPNLRPDLALFSESQSRILLSAKPEQADALAAWLAGQGVTAARIGTVGGDRLTIAVAGHTAIDASVEELRREWKEAIPCRMN; encoded by the coding sequence ATGGCGCAGCAATTGGCCGCTAAGGAACCGACGGCCCTACAGATCGCGGAACAGAAAATCTACAAGCAATTCGGCGTCTCCGACAGCGAATTCGAGCTCATTTGCGGATTCCTCGGCCGGCAGCCGAACTACACCGAAATCGGCGTATTCAGCGTCATGTGGTCCGAGCACTGTGCCTATAAGAACTCCAAGCCGCTGCTGCGGCGTTTTCCGACGACCGGCCCCCGCGTCCTGATGGGGCCCGGCGAAGGCGCCGGCATCGTGGACATCGGCGACAACCAGGCGGTCGTGTTCAAAATCGAGTCGCATAACCACCCTTCGGCAGTTGAGCCCTACCAAGGCGCGGCAACGGGCGTGGGCGGCATTATCCGCGACATTTTCTCGATGGGCGCCCGCCCGGTCGCGCTGCTGAACTCGCTGCGTTTCGGCAAGCTCGACAGCGAACGCGTGCGCTACCTGTTCTCCCACGTCGTCAGCGGGATCGCCGGATACGGCAACTGCATCGGCATCCCGACGGTAGCGGGAGAAGTCATGTTCGATGAAGCGTACGAGGGCAACCCGCTCGTCAACGCCATGTGCGTAGGCCTCATCGACCACGACAAAATCCAGCGCGGCGTCGCCAAAGGCGTCGGCAACCCGGTCTTCTACGTCGGACCGGCCACGGGCCGCGACGGCATCCACGGCGCGACGTTCGCGTCCGAGGACCTGACGGCCGAGTCGGAAGCCAAGCGCTCCGCCGTCCAGGTCGGCGATCCGTTCATGGAAAAGCTGGTCATGGAAGCGACGCTCGAGCTGATCGATTCCGGCATCGTGCTCGGCATCCAGGACATGGGCGCCGCCGGCCTCACCTGCTCCAGCGCCGAAATGGCGAGCAAAGCCGGCAACGGCATGGAGCTCTACCTCGACGAAGTGCCGCAGCGCGAAGAAGGCATGACCGCCTACGAAATGATGCTGTCGGAATCGCAGGAACGCATGCTGTTCGTCACCGAGCCACAGCACGAGGCGCAAGCGAAAGCCATTTTCGAGCGGTGGGGCCTCCATTGCGCGAAAGTCGGCAAAGTGACCGACGACGGCCGTCTCCGCCTGTTCCACAAAGGCGAGCAGGTCGCCGACATGCCGGTCAAGGCGCTCGTCGACGATTGCCCGATTTATAACAAGCCTTCCAAAGTACCGGACTATTATTTGAAAAACGGTTCGATCGAAACGAATCTGTACGAGCAAGTGATTGACCTCACGGGCGCGCTTAAAAAGGTGCTCGGTTCCCCTTCGCTCGCGAGCAAAGAGTGGGTGTACAGCCAGTACGATTACCAAGTGCGGACTTCGACGGCGGTCGTGCCGGGCTCGGATGCGGCGGTCGTCACGATCCGCGGCACCCGCAAGGGCCTCGCGATGACGACGGATTGCAACGGCCGTTATGTCTACCTCGATCCCGAGGTCGGCGGCAAAATCGCCGTGGCCGAAGCTGCGCGCAACATCGTCTGCTCCGGCGGCGAGCCGCTCGCGATCACGGACAACCTGAACTTCGGCAGCCCGGAGAAGCCGGAAGTGTTCTGGCAAATGGAGAAAGCGGTCGACGGCATGGCGGAAGCCTGCCGCGTCATGGATACGCCGGTCATCGGCGGCAACGTGTCGCTGTACAACGAGAACGTCAAAGGCGCGATTTACCCGACGCCGGTCGTCGGCATGGTCGGCCTCGTGCATGATATCGACCACATCACGACCCAAGCATTCAAAGCCGAGGGAGACGTCATCTTCCTGCTCGGCGAGACGAAAGCGGAAATCGGCGGCAGCGAATTCCAATACGCCGTTCACGGCGTGACGGAAGGCCGCCCGCCGGAAATCGACCTGGCGGTTGAACGCTCCGTGCAGAAAGCCGTTCTCTCCGCCATCCAGCAAGGCCTCGTCGCTTCGGCGCATGACCTGTCCGAAGGCGGACTGGCCGCGGCGCTGGCGGAATCCTGCTTCGGCCGCGGGCTCGGCGCGAAAGTCGAGTGGACGCCGAACCTGCGTCCGGACCTCGCGCTGTTCAGCGAATCGCAATCGCGCATCCTGCTGTCGGCGAAGCCGGAGCAGGCCGACGCGCTGGCCGCTTGGCTCGCGGGTCAAGGCGTAACGGCGGCTCGGATCGGCACGGTCGGAGGCGACCGTCTCACGATCGCGGTCGCCGGCCATACGGCGATCGACGCTTCCGTCGAGGAGCTGCGCCGTGAATGGAAGGAAGCCATCCCATGCCGGATGAACTAA
- the purF gene encoding amidophosphoribosyltransferase: MPDELINVLHQDGEQNGGTTVQRFWTGDYYNEGNGRDDIFDKLKEECGVFGVYGHPDAAALSYYGLHALQHRGEESAGICTSDRGEFHYHRGMGLVKEVFDQGRIESLPGDRSIGHVRYSTAGESKLANAQPLVFKYRGGDLAVATNGNIVNAPNLRRELEAQGSIFQTSSDTEVIAHLIARSPKDLVEAVKDAFGRLIGGYAFLILTNDRLIVASDPHGLRPLVMGRLGEGYIFASESCALETIGATYLRDVQPGELLVLDKDGLREDRFAQLERRAVCAMEYIYFARPDSDINAINLHSARKRMGRQLAIEAFTDADVVTGVPDSSISAAIGYAEQTGIPYELGLIKNKYTGRTFIQPSQELREKGVKMKLSAVRKVVEGKRVVMIDDSIVRGTTSLRIVNLLREAGALEVHVRITSPPFSNPCFYGIDTPDRRDLIAHSKTVEEIRQAINADSLYFLSQPGLIEAIGGHDGETDRGLCLGCFSNDYPTQTEFEDAKIGCGCD, encoded by the coding sequence ATGCCGGATGAACTAATAAACGTTTTGCATCAAGACGGCGAACAGAACGGAGGGACAACGGTGCAGCGCTTCTGGACGGGCGACTACTACAACGAAGGCAACGGACGCGACGACATTTTCGACAAGTTGAAGGAGGAATGCGGCGTGTTCGGGGTATACGGACATCCCGACGCCGCGGCCCTGTCCTATTACGGCCTGCACGCGCTGCAGCACCGGGGCGAGGAAAGCGCCGGGATCTGCACCTCCGACCGCGGCGAGTTCCATTACCATCGCGGGATGGGACTCGTGAAGGAAGTGTTCGATCAAGGGAGGATCGAGTCGCTTCCGGGCGACCGGTCGATCGGGCACGTCCGGTACTCGACGGCGGGCGAGAGCAAGCTGGCGAATGCCCAGCCGCTCGTGTTCAAATACCGCGGCGGCGATTTGGCGGTCGCCACGAACGGCAACATCGTCAACGCGCCGAATCTCCGCAGAGAGCTGGAAGCCCAAGGCTCGATCTTCCAGACCTCCAGCGATACCGAAGTCATCGCCCACCTGATCGCCCGTTCGCCGAAGGATCTTGTCGAAGCGGTGAAGGACGCCTTCGGGCGGCTGATCGGCGGGTATGCGTTCCTGATCCTGACGAACGACCGCCTGATCGTCGCTTCCGATCCCCACGGCCTAAGGCCGCTGGTGATGGGCCGTCTCGGCGAAGGATATATTTTCGCGTCGGAATCTTGCGCGCTCGAAACGATCGGCGCGACGTACCTGCGCGACGTCCAGCCGGGCGAACTGCTGGTCCTCGACAAGGACGGCCTCCGCGAGGACCGGTTCGCGCAGCTTGAACGCCGTGCCGTCTGCGCGATGGAATACATTTATTTTGCCCGTCCCGACAGCGACATCAACGCGATCAACCTGCACTCGGCCCGCAAGCGCATGGGTCGGCAGCTGGCGATCGAGGCGTTCACCGACGCCGACGTCGTGACCGGCGTGCCGGACTCGAGCATCTCGGCGGCCATCGGCTACGCGGAGCAGACCGGCATCCCTTACGAGCTCGGCCTGATCAAAAATAAATACACCGGCCGCACGTTCATCCAGCCGTCCCAAGAGCTGCGCGAAAAAGGCGTTAAAATGAAGCTGTCCGCCGTCCGCAAAGTGGTCGAAGGGAAACGGGTCGTCATGATCGACGATTCCATCGTGCGGGGCACGACTTCCTTGCGGATCGTCAACCTGCTGCGGGAAGCCGGCGCGCTCGAGGTCCACGTGCGGATCACGTCGCCGCCATTCTCGAACCCGTGCTTCTACGGGATCGATACGCCGGACCGGCGCGACCTGATCGCCCACAGCAAGACGGTCGAGGAAATCCGCCAGGCGATCAACGCCGACTCGCTGTATTTTCTGAGCCAGCCGGGCTTGATCGAGGCGATCGGCGGGCACGACGGCGAAACCGACCGCGGCCTCTGCCTCGGATGCTTCAGCAACGATTACCCGACGCAAACCGAATTCGAAGACGCGAAAATCGGCTGCGGCTGCGATTAA
- the purM gene encoding phosphoribosylformylglycinamidine cyclo-ligase, translated as MSEAYKQAGVDIAAGNEAVERMKKHVKKTFRPEVLTGLGGFGGLFGLNKDKYEEPVLVSGTDGVGTKLKLAFQMDKHDTIGIDAVAMCVNDVVVTGAEPLFFLDYLATGKLVPEKIEAIVKGVADGCAQAGCALIGGETAEMPGMYQDGEYDIAGFTVGIVDKPKIIDGSNIAPGDAVIGLASSGVHSNGFSLVRRLLLEQKGYSLGDKLPELGGRTLGETLLEPTRIYVKQVLKLLESVQVKGMAHITGGGFIENIPRVLPEGVNVDIKRGSWPVHPIFGLMQKDGSISDRDMYTTFNMGVGMVLVVPADQAERAVAIAKEKGEQAYVIGSVTAGSKIVTFEGVELP; from the coding sequence GTGTCCGAAGCATACAAACAAGCCGGAGTCGACATCGCCGCGGGCAACGAGGCCGTCGAACGGATGAAGAAACACGTGAAGAAAACGTTCCGTCCCGAGGTGCTGACGGGCCTCGGCGGCTTCGGCGGGCTGTTCGGGCTGAACAAAGATAAATACGAAGAGCCCGTGCTCGTCTCCGGAACCGACGGCGTCGGCACGAAGCTGAAGCTGGCGTTCCAGATGGACAAGCACGACACGATCGGCATCGACGCCGTCGCCATGTGCGTCAACGACGTCGTCGTAACCGGCGCCGAACCGCTCTTCTTCCTCGACTACCTGGCCACGGGCAAGCTGGTCCCGGAGAAAATCGAAGCGATCGTGAAAGGCGTGGCTGACGGCTGCGCGCAAGCCGGCTGTGCTTTGATCGGCGGAGAAACGGCCGAAATGCCGGGCATGTACCAAGACGGCGAGTATGACATCGCCGGCTTCACCGTCGGCATCGTGGACAAACCCAAGATCATTGACGGCTCCAACATCGCGCCGGGCGACGCAGTCATCGGCCTCGCATCGAGCGGCGTTCACTCCAACGGATTCTCCCTCGTACGGCGCCTGCTGCTCGAGCAGAAAGGCTATTCGCTCGGCGACAAGCTGCCCGAGTTGGGCGGCCGGACGCTCGGCGAAACGCTGCTGGAGCCGACGCGCATTTACGTCAAACAAGTGCTGAAGCTGCTTGAATCCGTGCAGGTGAAAGGCATGGCCCATATCACCGGCGGCGGCTTCATCGAGAATATCCCGCGCGTCCTGCCGGAAGGCGTCAACGTGGACATCAAGCGCGGCTCCTGGCCGGTTCATCCGATTTTCGGCCTCATGCAGAAGGACGGCAGCATTTCCGATCGCGACATGTACACGACGTTCAACATGGGCGTCGGCATGGTGCTGGTCGTGCCGGCAGACCAGGCCGAGCGCGCCGTCGCCATCGCCAAGGAAAAGGGTGAGCAAGCTTACGTCATCGGCAGCGTAACGGCCGGAAGCAAGATCGTCACGTTCGAGGGCGTGGAGCTTCCATGA
- the purN gene encoding phosphoribosylglycinamide formyltransferase, giving the protein MTFRIAVFASGSGSNFQAVAEAARDGRIPASVELLVCDKPSATVVKRAESFGIGTFVFNPKDYPSREAYEQEILRELQERGIDLVVMAGYMRLITPVLVEPYYGRLINIHPALLPAFPGLHAARQALDYGVKIAGVTVHFVDGGMDTGPIIAQRAVEVREDDTEETLYARIQRIEHELLPDTVRLIAEGRVTLNDRKVNVRLGD; this is encoded by the coding sequence ATGACGTTTCGAATCGCCGTGTTCGCTTCCGGCAGCGGAAGCAATTTTCAGGCGGTCGCGGAAGCCGCGCGGGACGGGAGGATTCCCGCCTCCGTCGAGCTTCTCGTGTGTGATAAGCCTTCGGCTACGGTCGTGAAACGAGCCGAATCATTCGGAATCGGAACGTTCGTGTTCAACCCGAAGGATTATCCCTCCCGGGAAGCATACGAGCAAGAAATTTTGCGGGAGCTGCAGGAGCGCGGCATTGACCTCGTGGTCATGGCCGGATACATGCGGCTCATTACTCCCGTGCTGGTAGAGCCCTATTACGGACGTCTTATCAATATTCATCCCGCTTTGCTGCCGGCTTTTCCCGGACTGCACGCCGCGAGACAGGCGCTCGACTACGGCGTGAAGATCGCCGGGGTAACGGTGCACTTCGTGGACGGAGGCATGGATACCGGCCCCATCATCGCGCAGCGCGCCGTCGAGGTGCGTGAAGACGATACGGAAGAAACGCTTTACGCCCGCATCCAGCGGATTGAGCATGAACTGCTGCCGGACACGGTCCGCTTGATTGCGGAGGGCCGCGTAACGTTGAATGACCGAAAAGTAAACGTTCGTCTCGGCGATTGA